A region from the Salvia splendens isolate huo1 chromosome 15, SspV2, whole genome shotgun sequence genome encodes:
- the LOC121767348 gene encoding agamous-like MADS-box protein TM6, with product MDSFSMKKDEILKEAKKITRLCDAEVSIILLTTHNFYLYTSPTSSMKKIIDQYQSTVGVNLWSSHYEKMQDELGRLKAENTALKREIMLRRGEEVDCMDIKELCNLEEEMLNAAKIIQTRKEEVFEQRHGRVMDRDGFNSAAAFAGIVHPANPVPVQQLAHLRIDKGEGSCVTTEAIWRLSILINYGNLMRNIG from the exons atggatTCTTTCTCCATGAAAAAAGACGAGATTTTGAAGGAAGCCAAAAAAATCACTCGTCTCTGTGATGCTGAGGTCTCAATCATCTTGCTCACCACTCACAATTTCTATCTATACACCAGCCCCACTTCCTC GATGAAGAAAATCATTGATCAGTACCAGAGCACAGTGGGTGTTAATCTATGGAGCAGTCATTATGAG AAAATGCAGGATGAGTTGGGAAGATTGAAAGCTGAGAACACTGCACTTAAAAGAGAAATCAT GCTGAGACGTGGTGAAGAAGTTGATTGTATGGATATAAAGGAACTATGCAATCTTGAGGAGGAAATGCTTAATGCTGCCAAAATCATACAAACCAGAAAG GAGGAGGTGTTCGAGCAGCGACATGGGCGAGTGATGGACCGGGATGGCTTCAACTCTGCTGCAGCGTTTGCAGGCATAGTTCATCCCGCCAATCCCGTTCCTGTGCAACAGCTTGCTCACCTTCGGATAGACAAAGGCGAGGGTAGCTGTGTTACTACAGAAGCTATATGGAGGTTGAGTATTCTGATTAATTATGGTAATTTGATGAGGAATATAGGCTGA
- the LOC121767169 gene encoding glutaredoxin-C3-like, which produces MNASSKPLQLVHLPSSTRLSTRSNFYRGVNFLPRRVNLQLSCSCERQLKRESGNDAVAGELMMFGASLQRRSALIAAVACILVIGNAPHKTLASNSPSAFVENVIYSNKIAIFSKSYCPYSLRAKHVFSELEEQPYVVELDLRDDGYKIQDVLLELVGRRTVPQVFVNGKHIGGSDDLQAAVKSGKLQSLLSKD; this is translated from the exons ATGAACGCTTCGTCAAAGCCCCTTCAGCTGGTCCACTTACCTTCTTCAACGCGGCTCTCTACACGCTCCAATTTCTACAGAG GTGTGAATTTTCTTCCGAGGAGGGTTAATCTGCAATTGAGCTGTAGCTGCGAACGCCAGCTGAAAAGGGAGAGTGGAAACGACGCCGTTGCGGGAGAGTTGATGATGTTTGGAGCTAGTTTGCAGCGGCGATCAGCTCTGATTGCCGCGGTGGCTTGTATTTTGGTGATCGGCAATGCGCCGCATAAAACCCTAGCTTCCAATTCGCCGTCGGCTTTTGTCGAAAATGTCATTTATTCCAATAAAATTGCCATTTTCTCCAAATCATATTGCCC ATATTCCTTGCGAGCCAAGCACGTATTTAGTGAACTCGAGGAGCAGCCGTATGTCGTGGAGCTTGATCTTCGGG ATGATGGATATAAGATTCAGGACGTTCTCCTGGAATTGGTTGGGCGACGAACTGTCCCACAAGTGTTTGTAAATGGGAAGCATATTGGCGGTTCTGATG ATCTGCAAGCTGCTGTCAAAAGTGGTAAACTGCAGAGCCTACTCAGTAAAGATTGA
- the LOC121767472 gene encoding F-box protein At5g49610-like: protein MYVSLPPFHTRREVMDLSDVIKENLLPFLPAKSLIKFMCVSKEWNQWIKSPLLAFQQSTHFTKLSGFFAQKQHQDPTFITLDSTSCGVPKPSLDFLPESVDLLASCSGLLVCQGREANEPLYVCNPAIMEWTTLPPPLLYHGAGAGTVLAFDPSARNIEQRYNLICAVPILGCGNGSELSFELYNSRTRLWRVLDNTLVELVEDLAMVGPGFYMKGVAYWLTNAGMVVAFDVERELHEVIHLDTPPSVRVSEGVLTEMGGELRYIGLRHLSGDRYEIMIHGGMALSLQRAVEISIGEVDCCRFRILPGFDGETVMIVGEDWIYCYGISDGSLQGKIGVEYESASANKHLAYVNSLVDLV from the coding sequence ATGTATGTGAGCTTACCTCCATTTCACACAAGGAGAGAGGTAATGGATCTGAGTGATGTAATAAAAGAAAACCTCCTCCCTTTCCTCCCTGCAAAATCCCTCATCAAATTCATGTGTGTCTCCAAGGAATGGAACCAATGGATCAAATCCCCTCTCCTCGCCTTCCAGCAAAGCACCCACTTCACGAAACTCTCCGGCTTCTTCGCCCAAAAACAACACCAAGACCCCACATTCATCACCTTAGACTCCACCTCCTGTGGTGTCCCAAAGCCTAGCCTCGACTTCCTCCCCGAGTCCGTCGACCTCCTCGCCTCCTGCAGCGGCCTCCTCGTCTGCCAAGGCCGCGAGGCCAACGAGCCGCTCTATGTATGCAACCCGGCCATTATGGAGTGGACTACCCTGCCCCCTCCCCTGCTTTACCATGGGGCCGGGGCTGGAACCGTCCTCGCCTTCGACCCTTCTGCCAGAAACATCGAGCAAAGGTACAATTTGATATGCGCTGTGCCTATCCTCGGCTGTGGGAATGGCAGTGAGCTTAGCTTCGAGCTTTACAACTCGAGAACGCGTTTATGGAGGGTGTTGGACAATACGTTAGTCGAATTGGTGGAGGATCTCGCCATGGTTGGCCCCGGCTTCTACATGAAGGGGGTGGCCTACTGGCTGACAAACGCGGGGATGGTTGTAGCGTTTGATGTCGAGAGGGAGCTGCACGAGGTCATACATTTAGACACGCCTCCTAGCGTTCGTGTCTCAGAGGGCGTCTTGACAGAGATGGGAGGGGAGCTGCGCTACATCGGGTTGCGCCACTTGTCGGGGGATAGGTACGAGATCATGATCCACGGGGGGATGGCGTTGAGCTTGCAGCGAGCTGTGGAGATCAGCATTGGGGAGGTTGATTGTTGCCGGTTTAGGATTCTCCCGGGGTTCGATGGGGAGACGGTGATGATTGTGGGGGAGGATTGGATCTATTGTTATGGGATAAGTGATGGGAGTCTTCAAGGGAAGATTGGGGTTGAGTATGAATCTGCTTCTGCAAATAAGCATCTTGCTTATGTGAACAGTTTGGTTGATTTGGTTTAG